The genome window CAAGACGTCTATATTACTCAGTTTTCCCTGCTCAATCCGGCTGAGCATGTGAGTTTTTAGGTCATGCAAACGGCTTTTTACGCTTCCGTCAATGACCATATCATCTATTTGCAATATTATTCCGCCCAAAGTCGTTTTATCTATGCTCGTTTCCAAGATAATTTCCCCGGCATTAATCCAGCCCAATCGTTTCTTTATTTTTTCCTCTTCAGAAGAAGTCAACGCGGCAAAAGACCTCACATTAACCCGGACGACTCCATTATATTGGTCCAAAAGAAACTTGTAGGTAGTAATAATATCCGGCAGGTATTCCATGCGCCGTTTCCTGATAAGCAATTCCATGAATTTTCCGCACAGCGGCGACAAAGAACCATTTGTAATTTTATTCAGCAGCTCATACTTGTTTTTGGCGTTTATTAAAGGGTTATTAAGCACCAGCTTTAACTTGCCCACCGCATTATACGATTCGCCGAGATATTCGAGCTCGTCTTTTATCTCTTTGATAAGGCTCTTCGCCCTGGCCATGTTAAACACGGCTACGGCATAACGTTTGGCGACTATATCAATAAGCATGTTTCTTATTTCTTCCCGGGAATTTCATCCATAAACTTTTCCGCCAGCTGGTGATGGATTTTCTCGTCCATGGTGTTTCCGATAATCTTGGCGGTAGTCTGGAAAGAAAGGTTTACCACTTCTTTTTTGAGTTCCACCAAAGCTTTTTTAGTTTCCTGCGCGATTTCTTCCGCGGCTTTCTGCAAAATTTTATCCGCCTGGGCGTGGGCTTCGGAGATTATTTCCGTCTTGGCGGCCAAGCCTTCCTTGATGGCTTCCTGCATTTTATCGTAAGCCGTCTTTTCGATTTTCTTCAGTTCCGCCTGGTATTTATCCTTCAACGTGGAAATTTCTTCCTTGCTTTTCTCGATTCCCTGGTAAGTCTCTTTGATTTCGTTGTTCCTTTCATCCAGGTATTTAAGCACCGGCTTAAAAAGGAACTTGCTTAAAACAAGGACCAGGAATATGAAACTGATAGTCAAAATGAGAATCACCTGCCATTGGGCTCCCATCATCTGTAAAAAAGTATCCATAGCCTCCTCTCTGTAGCAAAGAGCGTAGAGCTTATAGCGTAGGGATTATCCGGCGCCTTGTGCCGGGATGTGCCCTACGCTCTATGCTTATTATTTAATGCCCTGCCCCTTTTGCTTTAAGATAACCATCCTCGGCTTGCATGGCATTAACTTTTTCCACCCCGTATTTCGCCTTGATTACATCATCAAGGTTTCCCTTAAGGAAGATACCGGTAACAAGCAGGGTATAAATGACCAGCGTTTCAATCAGGGCCAAGCCGATAATCAAGGCCGTGAAGATACGGCCGCCTGCTTCGGGCTGGCGGGCGATGGATTCCACCGCGCTGCTGATTGCCTTTGCCTGACCAAACGCCCCGGCAAGGGCCGCTAAAGCCATTCCTAATCCGATGCTTAATCCCAAAAGTCCAATATTCCAATCCACTCCTTCTCACCCCCCTTCGTCTGTTATAAACTTTAAATCAATGGCTCTCTTCTTCGTGAGCCGTTAAAATCATAATATAAATACAGGTCAACGCCGTAAATATGAAGGCCTGTAGGAATGAGGTAAACACCGCCAACAAAAACATTATCATCAGCAAAATGAAAGGGAATGGGGCAAAAAGCCCGGCGTTTTTGACCAGCCCGACAATAGATAAAATTATCATATCCTCCCCAGAAATATTCCCGAAAAGACGCAAAGAAAGCGAAACCGGTTTTATCAATTCTCCCAGAAGATGGATGGGAAACATGAGAGGGGCCAACGCCCACATAATCGCGCCCTTAGGCGACCCGGCAAAATGCTTAAGATATCCGAGGATACCGTGCGCCCTGATAGCCACTGCCTGGACATAAATTATTACGGCGACGGCCAGTGCAATGGTCATATTCCAGTTAGCCGTAGGCGACATCATACCGGGGATTAAACCCATTAAATTAAGGCAGAAAATAAATACAAAAACCGTTCCTAAAACGGGCAGGTATTTGCGCCCGCCGTGCCCGATTAACGAATCCAGCAAATTAGCCAGTTTTTCTACGATGACTTCAAAAGCGGATTGGAACCGGCCCGGTGTTTTCTTAAGGTTTCGCGAGGCTATGATTGAAACTACCGTCAAAACTATGATAATCAACCAGGCGAAAACGATTAATCCTAAAAGCTGCTCACCGCGGTGCGAATCCATAAGGAAATCCGGCAGTAAATTATGTTCCTTGAGAATATAATACAAGGCCGTTACAAAAGTCGGCGGATGCATTTTTACTTGCCCTTTGCTAAATTAAAGGTTAATAAAATTCCGGTAATTATTATGGGTCCGATTGCCAAACCAACAACAAAATGCGGGGTATCCAACCAGCTTAATCTGGTTATGCCGTAAATTAAAAGGCCCAGGAAGATGAATTTAGCCAGCAGGATAAAAATCACGGCGATGCGGCTGAGCTTATTTTTAGAGCCCTTTATGCGGATTAAAGCGGGAAGGATTAATTTCCATGTCCAGAAAGGGATAATCGCTGATGTAATTCCTATAAGCAAGCTAAACAAAGCGTACATAATCTGTCATTCTCTAAAAAACTTGCGCCCCATCCGGTACGCCTGTAAAAAACCGGCCGCCAAACCGATAATCGTAAAGACAATCGCCAGCCAAGGGCCGGTTGATAATATCCTATCGCCTAAAAAGCCGATTAAATATCCTACCCCTGTCCCGGCGATGACCGTTGAACCGATGACAAAAACCAGGCCTGTTTTCTGTAAATCACCGCGGGTGGACATTTATTTAAACCGCTCCAGATAAATCACGTAATGATAATACTTATAAAAATTATTGTCAATTAATATGGATAAACAGTTTACTTCCCTGTTTTTATATAACCTATTTCCTTAAATATATCTTAAGATATGCGCTGCCTTTTCCCGATAAAACAATATAATACCGCTTTATTTTAATTGAAGGAGGATTAGAATGAAAAAGTTTATCTTTTTGGTTATTGTCATTGTTGTGGGTTATTTTGTTTACACCAAATATTTCAAGAAACCAGCCGCCCCGGAACCGCCGTCCAATCCTCCGGTTGCCACACAACCCCCTGCAGCCAACGATGAACAAGTGGTTAATACCGATGGAATGAAACTCTTTAAAGATGGTGAGTTTAAAAGCGCCTCCCGTCAACTGGAAAAAGAACTGAAATCAGCTCCGGCAAGCGAACAGCCCACTATCTTAAGCACCCTGGCGCAATGTTATGATAAGCTTGAAAATAAAACCAAGGCAGTTGAAACCTGGAAGCGCCTGGTAAATGATTTTCCCTCAAGCCAGCTATGCGGAGATGCTTATTACGCCCTAGGCAGGAATGAATCAGAAACAGAAAAACAGATGGAAAACTATAAAAACGCGGTGGAAAAATATCCGGAAAGCGCCGGGGCTAAGATGGCTGCCTGTGACCTGGGTGATTATTACCTTTCCCTTGCATCGTTAAACGAAGTGGAAAGGCAAGCCAAGGCGCGCAAGTGTTATACCCTGGCTTTGAAAAACAATCTCTCCGCGGAAAAAAGAGCGGATGTAAAACGCAAGCTGGAAGCTATTAACCGCAATCTTTTCTTCTCGAGCATGATTAATCCTTCGGATAGCATCGCTTATAAAATCCAGCCCGGAGATAATATCTGGAAAATTTCCCGAAACTATAAACTTCCCGAAGGCAGCGACAGCGAAGGGCAACAATACCGCGGTTTAATACGACTTATCAATCATATGCAGACATCGAACATTAGGGCCGGCGATACCTTGAAAGTCATTACCGGGAAATTCAGCATGGAAGTGGATAAAAGCGCTTTTATATTAACGCTATATCTAAACGGCGAATACATCAAGGAATACAAAATAGCCCATGGCAATCCCAAAGAAAGCCCGACGCCCGAAGGCACTTTCCATATCAAGGGAGACAGCCGCCAGGTTAATCCTGTCTGGTATTTTACGGATAAAACCAAGGGCACGACAGAAGCGATTCCTTTCGGCGACCCACGCCATGTCATCGGCACGCGCTGGATGGGTTTTAAGGAAAACCCTCAATTAGGCATTCACGGCACCAGCGCACCTGAAAGTATCGGCAAAGCCGTTACCAACGGTTGTATCAGGCTGGTTAACCAAGAAGTAGAGGAGCTTTTTGATATCGTCGGCGGTGATACCGAGGTTGTGATCCACGAATAACTTTTACATCCCTTTGTTGTTTTTGTAACCGATGAAAGGTTTAGCTTCGGGGGAGCCTCCGCCGAACCTTTATTTCTTATCTTTTATCTTTTCCTTCTTTTCTATCTCGTATTGGCTGAAAGTAACGCTTATCGGATTAACTTCATTCCTTCTCTCAAGCACCTTTCCTTTGCT of Planctomycetota bacterium contains these proteins:
- the atpF gene encoding F0F1 ATP synthase subunit B, encoding MDTFLQMMGAQWQVILILTISFIFLVLVLSKFLFKPVLKYLDERNNEIKETYQGIEKSKEEISTLKDKYQAELKKIEKTAYDKMQEAIKEGLAAKTEIISEAHAQADKILQKAAEEIAQETKKALVELKKEVVNLSFQTTAKIIGNTMDEKIHHQLAEKFMDEIPGKK
- a CDS encoding AtpZ/AtpI family protein, with the protein product MSTRGDLQKTGLVFVIGSTVIAGTGVGYLIGFLGDRILSTGPWLAIVFTIIGLAAGFLQAYRMGRKFFRE
- the atpB gene encoding F0F1 ATP synthase subunit A, encoding MHPPTFVTALYYILKEHNLLPDFLMDSHRGEQLLGLIVFAWLIIIVLTVVSIIASRNLKKTPGRFQSAFEVIVEKLANLLDSLIGHGGRKYLPVLGTVFVFIFCLNLMGLIPGMMSPTANWNMTIALAVAVIIYVQAVAIRAHGILGYLKHFAGSPKGAIMWALAPLMFPIHLLGELIKPVSLSLRLFGNISGEDMIILSIVGLVKNAGLFAPFPFILLMIMFLLAVFTSFLQAFIFTALTCIYIMILTAHEEESH
- a CDS encoding ATP synthase F0 subunit C, coding for MALAALAGAFGQAKAISSAVESIARQPEAGGRIFTALIIGLALIETLVIYTLLVTGIFLKGNLDDVIKAKYGVEKVNAMQAEDGYLKAKGAGH
- the atpH gene encoding ATP synthase F1 subunit delta; the protein is MLIDIVAKRYAVAVFNMARAKSLIKEIKDELEYLGESYNAVGKLKLVLNNPLINAKNKYELLNKITNGSLSPLCGKFMELLIRKRRMEYLPDIITTYKFLLDQYNGVVRVNVRSFAALTSSEEEKIKKRLGWINAGEIILETSIDKTTLGGIILQIDDMVIDGSVKSRLHDLKTHMLSRIEQGKLSNIDVL
- a CDS encoding L,D-transpeptidase family protein, yielding MKKFIFLVIVIVVGYFVYTKYFKKPAAPEPPSNPPVATQPPAANDEQVVNTDGMKLFKDGEFKSASRQLEKELKSAPASEQPTILSTLAQCYDKLENKTKAVETWKRLVNDFPSSQLCGDAYYALGRNESETEKQMENYKNAVEKYPESAGAKMAACDLGDYYLSLASLNEVERQAKARKCYTLALKNNLSAEKRADVKRKLEAINRNLFFSSMINPSDSIAYKIQPGDNIWKISRNYKLPEGSDSEGQQYRGLIRLINHMQTSNIRAGDTLKVITGKFSMEVDKSAFILTLYLNGEYIKEYKIAHGNPKESPTPEGTFHIKGDSRQVNPVWYFTDKTKGTTEAIPFGDPRHVIGTRWMGFKENPQLGIHGTSAPESIGKAVTNGCIRLVNQEVEELFDIVGGDTEVVIHE